From Mytilus galloprovincialis chromosome 9, xbMytGall1.hap1.1, whole genome shotgun sequence, the proteins below share one genomic window:
- the LOC143045007 gene encoding uncharacterized protein LOC143045007 — translation MLPVLAEYVFPSFVWYTLQNGFSPLYLALLSEDEEISSLLSKYNPKFLQDKLRQKFFHINPIQCNTVPMIFRIASLDKVAALQTFINIDRTKNRQLLKAALKGAFSTHATSCILFLMEKGVKLDSATLKAEINSAVFRGDADTLDVLLKYHKFKVTSLQVKLAVKKGKIDVIKTILDYLPRLHPNYRDYKEYSECIIDAVLNNSSPILQLLLKKNFDVNACLKNMSALKWAEIFEYKDIEYLLTESGANSFLEDQSEAISVFNSVLNINQRNDHMIRRLLEIGRDVNDASDGTPPFYTTMRLRRYDLMHEILLCGADPYLQPETWKYFLIRQETAENWKLMLHVFVRANANLSIDTKITLIQYICDRGASHLFRNDDLILIIVLSAHTITENDKILLREYRHKWSDNLKSKIDEYFQKPLSLQIMCRNSIRKQFGQNLHRFIQINRDNLPTKFVSFLECSDVLELFFTDHDRKKFDTQ, via the exons ATGCTTCCGGTGCTAGCAGAATATGTTTTCCCGTCATTTGTATGGTATACACTGCAAAATGGATTTTCTCCCTTGTATCTTGCTCTTCTCTCAGAAGACGAAGAAATATCTTCACTACTTAGCAAATACAATCCAAAATTTCTACAAGATAAACTTCGGCAAAAATTCTTCCACATTAATCCCATACAGTGTAATACTGTTCCGATGATATTCAGAATAGCTAGTTTAGATAAAGTTGCAGCATTACAAACATTCATCAATATTGATCGTACAAAAAACCGCCAATTATTAAAAGCAGCACTCAAAGGAGCATTTTCTACTCATGCAAcgtcatgtattttgtttttaatggaGAAAGGAGTCAAACTTGATTCTGCCACTTTAAAGGCAGAGATAAACAGCGCTGTGTTTCGAGGTGATGCTGATACGCTAGACGTCTTGTTGAAGTATCATAAGTTCAAAGTCACGTCGCTTCAGGTGAAGTTAGCCGTGAAAAAAG GTAAAATTGATGTAATCAAAACTATACTCGATTACTTACCGCGACTTCATCCAAATTACAGGGATTACAAAGAATATTCTGAATGTATTATAGACGCAGTACTGAATAACTCCAGTCCAATATTACAGTTACTTCTAAAGAAAAACTTTGATGTGAatgcatgtttaaaaaacatGAGTGCTTTAAAATGGGCTGAGATCTTCGAATATAAAGACATAGAATATCTGCTTACTGAATCTGGTGCCAACAGCTTTCTAGAAGATCAGTCGGAAGCCATTAGCGTTTTTAATTCAGTTTTAAATATTAATCAGCGTAATGATCACATGATCCGACGATTACTAGAAATTGGACGTGACGTGAATGACGCGAGTGATGGAACACCTCCTTTTTACACAACAATGCGCCTGCGTCGGTACGATTTAATGCACGAAATCTTGTTATGCGGTGCCGACCCTTATTTGCAACCAGAAACCTGGAAGTATTTTTTGATAAGACAGGAGACTGCAGAAAATTGGAAGTTaatgttacatgtatttgttagAGCGAACGCTAATTTAAGTATTGACACTAAAATAACTCTTATTCAGTATATCTGCGATCGGGGCGCTAGCCACTTGTTCAGAAATGATGACCTAATTCTCATTATAGTATTGAGCGCTCATACCATAACCGAAAACGATAAGATACTATTGAGGGAATATCGACATAAATGGAGCGATAATTTAAAGTCTAAAATAGACGAATACTTTCAAAAACCTTTATCACTGCAAATAATGTGTAGAAATTCGATTAGGAAACAATTCGGACAGAATCTTCATagatttatacaaataaatagaGATAATCTACCTACAAAATTTGTAAGCTTTTTGGAATGCAGTGATGTGCTGGAACTATTTTTTACAGACCATGACAGAAAAAAATTTGATACCCAGTGA